One Drechmeria coniospora strain ARSEF 6962 chromosome 01, whole genome shotgun sequence genomic region harbors:
- a CDS encoding eukaryotic initiation factor 4A-12 produces the protein MAEGAGGIDRKADERMEFSTSKEVTVHPTFEAMSLKENLLRGIYAYGYEAPSAVQSRAIVQVCKGRDTIAQAQSGTGKTATFSISMLQVIDTAVRETQALVLSPTRELATQIQSVVMALGDYMNVQCHACIGGTNVGEDIRKLDYGQHIVSGTPGRVADMIRRRHLRTRHIKMLVLDEADELLNKGFREQIYDVYRYLPPATQVVVVSATLPYDVLDMTTKFMTDPVRILVKRDELTLEGLKQYFIAVEKEDWKFDTLCDLYDTLTITQAVIFCNTRRKVDWLTDKMREANFTVSSMHGDMPQKERDSIMQDFRQGNSRVLISTDVWARGIDVQQVSLVINYDLPSNRENYIHRIGRSGRFGRKGVAINFVTTEDVRILRDIELYYSTQIDEMPMNVADLIA, from the exons ATGGCTGAAGGCGCAGGAGGTATCGACCGCAAGGCGGATGAGAGGATGGAATTCTCCACCTCAAAGGAGGTGACGGTCCACCCGACCTTCGAAGCCATGTCTCTCAAAG AGAACTTGCTTCGTGGCATTTACGCCTACGGCTATGAGGCACCGTCGGCTGTCCAGTCTCGTGCCATTGTTCAGGTCTGCAAAGGTCGCGACACCATCGCGCAGGCCCAGTCGGGCACAGGCAAGACGGCAACATTTTCCATTAGCATGCTGCAGGTCATCGACACCGCTGTTCGCGAGACACAGGCTCTCGTTCTGTCACCCACCCGAGAACTGGCAACCCAGATCCAGAGTGTCGTCATGGCGCTGGGAGATTACATGAACGTCCAATGCCACGCGTGCATCGGAGGCACCAACGTTGGCGAAGATATTCGGAAGCTCGACTATGGTCAGCACATCGTGTCCGGCACACCTGGGCGTGTTGCCGACATGATCCGAAGACGCCACCTACGCACGCGACACATCAAGATGCTAGTGctggacgaagccgacgagctgctcaaCAAGGGCTTCCGAGAGCAAATTTACGacgtgtacaggtacctgccTCCGGCGACACAGGTCGTCGTTGTCAGTGCCACGTTGCCGTACGACGTGCTCGACATGACGACCAAGTTCATGACGGACCCCGTTCGCATCCTCGTCAAGCGTGACGAGTTGACGCTCGAAGGCCTCAAGCAATACTTTATTGCCGTCGAGAAGGAGGACTGGAAGTTTGATACCCTCTGCGACCTATACGACACCCTCACCATCACACAAGCTGTCATCTTCTGCAACACCCGCCGCAAGGTCGATTGGCTCACCGACAAGATGCGCGAGGCAAACTTTACCGTCAGCAGCATGCACGGCGACATGCCTCAAAAGGAGCGAGACAGCATCATGCAGGACTTTCGGCAGGGAAACAGCCGTGTGTTGATCTCGACGGATGTGTGGGCTCGCGGCATCGATGTGCAACAAGTCAGCTTGGTTATCAACTACGACTTGCCTAGTAACCGAGAGAATTACATCCACCGCATCGGACGAAGTGGCCGATTCGGCCGCAAAGGTGTTGCCATCAACTTTGTCACAACCGAGGACGTTCGCATCCTTCGCGATATTGAGC TGTATTACTCGACGCAAATCGACGAGATGCCCATGAACGTGGCTGATCTCATCGCTTGA
- a CDS encoding oligopeptide transporter protein, whose product MTGRPQVDGDGIEPPPAGETQEKKASRVTAERYDEQIPHELLETLAPNGEGDYVLEKINAMSEEEAISILRQSLEFHTDDWNFPSDMRERMQKLLLGPKAYGEFYDRDLRVDAVMMRWSSPYPGVRAVASPVDEPDVPTETIRAYFLGIGWAVIGTFMSTFFNSRFPAIGLNGSVIQILLFPCAKGLERMLPDWGFSVRGRRHSLNPGPWTFKEQMFATITYNIAIYTTNSYGMILVQSSPVYYGLGFVTFGYQLMLTLFVQLMGMGFAGYLRRFSVYPVKALWPTILPTIAMNRALTKPEPRENINGWTISRYRFFFVSASAMFVYYWLPGYLFTAMSQFNWMTWIDPENITLAILGGSNLGLGLVNPVTTFDWNVATSSYAALAQPFFSTCTMYVGSILGGLIILAIYYSNQYNTAYLPINSSSAFANDGTPFVVQKVVVDNKLDLERYQRYSPPFYSAGYVLTVGANFAFYPVYFLYIMVNQWRTMSQAFVDFYHGLRHGRSNYEGAMDVHSRAMSRYEEVPDWWFILILVGAVVVSVVFVEIYPVDTPVWLVFLLIAINLVFAVPLSFLSATTGTNLGLGSLIQIITGYLLPNNPNAFLFGQTLGSWALAGYGDNYVQDQKMAHYCKIAPRAVFRSQIGTIVVTCFVAVGVQNFILHNVEGLCTADQPSRFTCAGDGAPLYASSLMWGLLGSDRMFGELYPLFKWCFLMGAGIAVVFLLGQGLGPKHLPAVRERLRLRLSPALFSLLDRTLFPLVGSLLWLNPVLVIQGIQHWAPSNLSYKTPGFLLSFVFMYWLPRHRLAWWAKYNYTLSAALTAGLAVSALVMFFAVGFHPRRLTWWGNTVSGAGVDGKQVGIYPIPARGYFGPEKGTFP is encoded by the exons ATGACTGGCAGGCCAcaggtcgatggcgacggcatcgagccgccgccggcgggtgAGACCCAAGAGAAGAAGGCGAGCAGGGTCACGGCCGAGAGGTATGACGAGCAGATTCCCCACGAACTGCTCGAGACGCTGGCGCCCAATGGCGAGGGCGACTACGTTCTCGAAAAGATCAACGCCATGTCGGAGGAAGAGGCCATCTCCATCCTTCGGCAGTCTCTCGAGTTTCACACGGATGATTGGAACTTTCCGTCCGACATGAGGGAGCGTATGCAGAAGCTCTTGCTCGGTCCCAAGGCCTACGGCGAATTCTACGACCGGGACctgcgcgtcgacgccgtcatgaTGAGGTGGTCCTCGCCCTACCCCGGCGTTCGTGCCGTCGCCAGTCCGGTCGACGAACCCGACGTTCCCACCGAGACGATCCGAGCCTacttcctcggcatcggtTGGGCCGTGATAGGAACCTTCATGTCCACCTTCTTCAACAGTCGCTTCCCAGCCATCG GCCTCAACGGTTCCGTCATCCAGATCCTGCTCTTTCCTTGCGCCAAGGGCCTCGAGAGAATGCTCCCCGACTGGGGCTTCTCCGTccggggccgccgccattCCCTCAACCCCGGCCCTTGGACCTTCAAGGAGCAGATGTTTGCCACCATCACGTACAACATCGCCATATACACGACCAACAGCTACGGCATGATCCTCGTCCAGAGCTCGCCCGTCTACTacggcctcggcttcgtcaccTTTGGCTACCAGCTCATGCTGACGCTCTTCGTCCAGCTCATGGGCATGGGCTTTGCCGGCTACCTCCGGCGATTCTCCGTCTACCCCGTCAAGGCCCTGTGGCCGACGATCCTGCCGACCATTGCCATGAACAGAGCGCTCACCAAGCCCGAGCCGCGGGAGAACATCAACGGCTGGACCATCTCGCGATACAGGTTCTTTTTcgtctccgcctcggccatgtTCGTCTACTACTGGCTTCCCGGCTACCTCTTCACCGCCATGTCCCAGTTCAACTGGATGACGTGGATCGATCCCGAGAACATCacgctcgccatcctcggggGGTCCAACCTCGGGCTGGGCCTCGTCAACCCGGTGACGACGTTTGACTGGAACGTGGCCACGTCGTCGTACGCCGCCCTGGCCCAGCCGTTCTTCAGCACCTGCACCATGTACGTCGGTagcatcctcggcggcctcatCATCCTGGCCATTTACTACTCCAACCAGTACAACACGGCCTACCTGCCCATcaactcgtcgtcggcctttgCCAACGACGGGACGCCCTTTGTCGTGCaaaaggtcgtcgtcgacaacaAGCTCGACCTCGAAAGGTACCAGCGCTACTCGCCGCCCTTTTACTCGGCCGGCTACGtcctcaccgtcggcgccaacTTTGCCTTTTATCCCGTCTACTTCCTCTACATCATGGTCAACCAGTGGAGGACCATGTCGCAGGCCTTTGTCGACTTCTACCACGGCCTCCGCCACGGCCGGAGCAACTACGAGGGCGCCATGGACGTGCACAGCCGCGCCATGTCCCGGTACGAGGAGGTGCCCGATTGGTGgttcatcctcatcctcgtcggcgccgtcgtcgtctccgtcgtcttcgtcgagaTCTACCCCGTCGACACGCCCGTCTGGCTCGTCTTCctgctcatcgccatcaacctcgtcttcgccgtGCCCCTGTCGTTcctgtcggcgacgacgggcacgaacctcggcctcggctcgcTCATCCAGATCATCACCGGCTACCTGCTGCCCAACAACCCGAACGCCTTCCTCTTCGGCCAGACGCTCGGCTCCTGGGCCCTCGCCGGCTACGGCGACAACTACGTCCAGGACCAGAAGATGGCCCACTACTGCAAGATCGCGCCGCGGGCCGTCTTCCGGAGCCAGAtcggcaccatcgtcgtcacctgcttcgtcgccgtcggcgtccagAACTTCATCCTCCACAACGTCGAAGGCCTCTGCACGGCCGACCAGCCGAGCCGCTTCAcctgcgccggcgacggggccCCCCTCTACGCGAGCTCGCTCATGTGGGGGCTCCTCGGCTCCGATCGCATGTTCGGCGAGCTCTACCCGCTCTTCAAGTGGTGCTTCCTCATgggcgccggcatcgccgtcgtcttcctgcTCGGGCAGGGCCTCGGGCCCAAGCATCTGCCGGCCGTGCGGGAGCGGCTGCGTCTCCGCCTCAGCCCGGCGCTGTTTTCCCTCCTCGACAGGACGCTCTTCCCCCTCGTCGGCTCCCTGCTGTGGCTCAaccccgtcctcgtcatccagGGGATCCAGCACTGGGCGCCGTCGAACCTCTCGTACAAGACGCCCggcttcctcctctccttcgTCTTCATGTACTGGCTGCCGCGCCACCGGCTGGCCTGGTGggccaagtacaactacacgctctcggccgccctcaCGGCCGGGCTGGCCGTCAGCGCCCTCGTCATgttcttcgccgtcggctttCACCCCCGAAGGCTCACGTGGTGGGGGAACACGGTCAGCGGcgcgggcgtcgacgggaaGCAGGTCGGC
- a CDS encoding splicing factor 3a — MFFFEEERYIHEDLERIEQGIADRVRDDPNHIRNILNRDHEVAQLLQQIEQQATNLQAILSDGSGTVSRDLELLTTGDPFSQFYTQLGELREHSSRYPNEQAENSELRYKAKLVADGTVAPSIVDTLFSGEEAYGRFFDLTVCHETFLNLPHVKRLTYLQYLEDFDNFKAGHGGLKRADKLTDQYFQYVGDLAEYLTSFRKRTKPLENMQKLLAEFDEEFDTAWEKDEVQDWRADGTSVKGANSLSSPDAVWCDDCEKEFKNENVFKGHLNGRKHVKAAESRKQRGSGGGDDQDGASKETTVSAKRIKERAIARREHRVKKLANSMSTERSDTRVNVERKQGMTERERRQELENLLNVSEVPSQAAKEGEQDGEDGEERIYNPLKLPLAWDGKPIPFWLYRLHGLGVEFNCEVCGNFVYMGRRAFDKHFSEPRHIYGLKCLGITNVILFRDITKIEEALRLWDRIQKEQKKSRVDDGSVVQMEDGEGNVMPEKVYMDLQKQGLFHASNFLHHARLHSCRGRHHQGRIAKQTTTWRNGSMTHVSKPLPALYAVYVLRSTVRHASLYIGSTPNPPRRLKQHNGESKGGASRTSRQKLRPWEMITLVSGFPSQVAALKFEWALTNPHLSLHIPDESRQTISTQKKKNGMPRRPLHSLKSIMSNLHLLTGVPSFSRWPLNLHFLAREAYAAWERTQSSSTDDRSGLPIMKDFDPPSTGAAMTSDESRGIYGLPLDYKPMKAYVEKVHDVVSFEQEGTCLHCDEALHSGKGLYGMCPNEGCTSMGHLDCWSAHALAGQGDGHLIPDFCTCPSCGGDIRWGDMVKELTLRIRGGTEVKKLLKKTRVKTTVAATAATTTTITTTS; from the exons ATGTTTTTCTTTGAGGAGGAGCGGTACATTCATGAGGACTTGGAGCGCATCGAGCAGGGCATCGCCGACCGTGTTCGCGACGATCCGAACCAC ATTCGCAACATCCTCAACAGAGATCACGAGGTTGCGCAGCTCCTGCAGCAGATTGAGCAGCAGGCGACTAATCTTCAAGCCATTCTCAGCGACGGCTCCGGAACGGTATCGCGAGACCTTGAGCTCTTGACTACTGGCGACCCCTTTAGCCAGTTTTACACCCAGCTTGGCGAGCTGCGCGAGCACTCCTCTCGATACCCCAATGAGCAAGCAGAGAATTCGGAACTGCGTTACAAGGCAAAGCTCGTTGCCGATGGCACGGTGGCGCCGTCGATCGTCGACACCCTTTTTTCCGGCGAGGAAGCATATGGTCGGTTTTTCGACTTGACCGTCTGCCACGAGACCTTTCTGAATCTCCCACACGTCAAGCGACTCACGTATCTGCAATACTTGGAAGACTTTGACAATTTCAAAGCCGGACACGGCGGCCTGAAGAGGGCAGACAAGCTCACGGACCAGTACTTCCAGTATGTGGGCGACCTCGCCGAGTACCTGACCTCGTTCCGTAAGCGGACGAAACCCTTGGAGAACATGCAAAAGCTTCTCGCCGAGTTTGACGAAGAGTTCGACACTGCATGGGAGAAGGACGAAGTTCAGGACTGGCGGGCGGATGGCACATCAGTAAAAGGCGCCAACAGCCTGAGCAGTCCCGACGCCGTATGGTGCGACGATTGCGAGAAGGAATTCAAGAACGAAAACGTCTTCAAAGGCCACCTGAACGGTAGGAAGCAtgtcaaggcggccgagagcagaAAACAGCGGGGAtcgggtggtggtgatgaccAGGACGGTGCTTCCAAGGAGACAACCGTTTCGGCAAAACGCATCAAGGAACGCGCGATAGCGAGGCGCGAGCACCGGGTCAAGAAACTGGCCAACTCCATGAGCACGGAGCGCAGCGACACACGGGTTAACGTGGAACGCAAGCAAGGAATGACGGAGCGCGAACGGCGGCAAGAACTTGAAAACCTCCTCAATGTATCCGAGGTACCCTCCCAGGCAGCCAAGGAGGGAGAGCaggacggcgaagacggcgaggagagaATCTACAACCCTCTCAAGCTGCCACTGGCGTGGGACGGCAAGCCGATCCCATTCTGGTTGTACCGActccatggcctcggcgtcgagttCAATTGCGAAGTCTGCGGCAACTTTGTGTACATGGGACGGCGAGCCTTCGACAAGCACTTCAGCGAGCCCCGGCACATCTACGGTCTCAAGTGTTTGGGCATCACAAACGTGATCTTGTTCAGAGATATTACGAAGATCGAGGAGGCTCTGAGGCTTTGGGACCGGATTCAGAAAGAGCAGAAGAAGTCGAGGGTGGACGACGGAAGCGTGGTGCAGatggaggacggcgagggcaatGTCATGCCAGAAAAGGTCTACATGGATCTGCAGAAGCAGGGCTTGTT TCATGCTTCCAACTTCCTCCACCACGCGCGTTTGCATTCATGCCGAGGACGTCACCACCAAGGACGAATCGCGAAGCAAACGACGACATGGCGCAACGGTAGTATGACGCATGTATCAAAACCTCTACCAGCATTGTACGCAGTTTACGTCCTTCGCTCGACAGTGAGACACGCATCGCTTTACATTGGCTCAACTCCGAATCCACCTCGGCGATTGAAGCAGCACAATGGCGAGTCCAAAGGCGGCGCTTCCCGCACATCGCGACAAAAGCTACGGCCGTGGGAGATGATTACCCTCGTCTCTGGGTTTCCTAGTCAGGTTGCGGCGCTCAAGTTTGA ATGGGCGCTCACCAATCCGCACTTGTCGCTGCACATCCCGGATGAGTCGCGTCAAACCATCTCGAcgcagaagaagaagaacGGGATGCCAAGACGACCTCTCCATAGCCTCAAATCCATCATGTCGAACCTCCACCTCCTCACGGGAGTACCGAGCTTCTCGAGATGGCCTCTGAACCTGCATTTCCTCGCGCGTGAGGCGTACGCAGCTTGGGAAAGGACACAGTCGTCTAGCACCGATGATCGGTCTGGGCTGCCGATTATGAAAGATTTTGATCCTCCATCAACAGGCGCCGCCATGACGTCGGATGAATCGAGGGGCATATATGGGCTGCCACTCGACTACAAGCCAATGAAGGCCTACGTCGAAAAGGTTCACGATGTGGTTTCGTTCGAGCAGGAAGGCACGTGCTTGCATTGCGACGAAGCACTCCATTCCGGCAAAGGACTATACGGCATGTGCCCCAACGAGGGGTGCACGTCGATGGGGCATCTCGATTGTTGGAGCGCACACGCCTTGGCTGGCCAAGGTGATGGTCATCTGATTCCCGATTTCTGCACGTGTCCATCTTGTGGAGGCGACATACGATGGGGCGACATGGTCAAGGAACTGACTCTTCGCATACGAGGCGGCACTGAGGTGAAAAAGCTGCTCAAGAAGACTCGGGTCAAGAcaacggtggcggcgacggcggcgacgacgacgacgataaCAACGACTTCATGA